In one window of Desulfonatronum thioautotrophicum DNA:
- a CDS encoding histidine phosphatase family protein has product MLLRCLLFIVTVSTVVNIMALGSARSESSHDSLGTLAGILEQHGHVLLVRHALAPGTGDPAGFLIDDCETQRNLSVQGREQASNLGNQLRAEGVTTARVFSSQWCRCLETAELLGVGPVVPLSALNSFFQEMQLREERTRELLAFLRDLPDGPPVVMVTHQVNISALTGRFASSGSGVVARIDPQEVHVVRTWP; this is encoded by the coding sequence GTGCTTTTGCGCTGCCTTTTGTTCATTGTCACGGTCAGTACCGTGGTCAACATCATGGCGCTTGGCAGTGCCAGGAGCGAAAGCTCTCATGACTCTCTCGGCACATTGGCCGGAATCTTGGAGCAGCACGGGCATGTTTTGCTGGTCCGGCATGCTCTTGCGCCAGGCACAGGGGATCCTGCTGGATTTCTGATTGATGACTGCGAAACGCAGCGCAATCTCTCGGTCCAGGGGCGTGAGCAGGCCAGCAATCTGGGTAATCAGCTTCGCGCAGAAGGTGTTACGACGGCTCGGGTTTTCTCCAGCCAGTGGTGCCGTTGTTTGGAGACGGCAGAACTCTTGGGGGTAGGCCCGGTTGTCCCACTCTCGGCGTTGAATTCCTTTTTTCAGGAAATGCAACTGCGGGAAGAGCGGACCAGGGAGCTCCTGGCGTTTTTGCGTGACCTCCCGGATGGTCCTCCGGTGGTCATGGTCACGCACCAGGTGAACATCTCCGCCCTCACTGGGCGCTTTGCCTCTTCAGGCTCCGGGGTTGTGGCGCGGATTGATCCCCAGGAGGTTCATGTGGTCCGAACCTGGCCGTGA
- the tal gene encoding transaldolase gives MPNLLEQLKTHSTIVADTGDFASIKEYQPQDATTNPSLIFKAAGMQEYREVVDGVIARVKADSGSREEFLAEAMDNLFVAFGVEILKIVPGRVSTEVDARLSFDVRGAVDKARTLIDLYEQSGVDRERVLIKLSSTWEGILAAKILAKENIRCNMTLLFSFAQAVACAEAEVQLISPFVGRIMDWYKQHEGKDGYAPQDDPGVHSVTRIYNYYKKHGFSTEIMGASFRNAGEVLELAGCDLLTISPTLLQELQEGSGTVERKLDPKAALQQGEERMFLDEKTFRWMLNEDQMATEKLSEGIRLFAADAVKLERMILEKSA, from the coding sequence ATGCCGAATCTGCTGGAACAACTCAAGACACATTCGACCATTGTCGCGGATACGGGTGATTTTGCCAGCATCAAGGAGTATCAGCCCCAGGATGCCACCACCAACCCCAGTTTGATTTTCAAGGCCGCCGGTATGCAGGAATATCGGGAGGTAGTGGATGGAGTGATTGCCCGGGTCAAGGCGGATTCCGGGTCCAGGGAAGAGTTCCTGGCCGAAGCCATGGACAACCTGTTCGTTGCCTTTGGTGTGGAAATTTTGAAAATCGTCCCCGGACGGGTTTCCACGGAGGTGGACGCTCGGCTCAGTTTCGACGTACGGGGGGCGGTGGATAAAGCCAGGACGCTGATCGACCTCTATGAACAGTCCGGAGTGGATCGCGAACGGGTGCTGATCAAGCTGTCCAGCACCTGGGAAGGCATTCTTGCCGCCAAGATTTTGGCCAAGGAGAATATTCGTTGCAATATGACCCTGTTGTTTTCCTTTGCCCAGGCCGTGGCCTGCGCCGAAGCAGAGGTGCAGCTGATTTCTCCGTTCGTGGGCCGGATCATGGACTGGTACAAGCAGCATGAGGGCAAGGATGGATATGCGCCGCAGGATGACCCGGGCGTGCATTCGGTTACCCGGATCTACAACTATTACAAAAAACACGGCTTTTCTACGGAGATCATGGGGGCAAGTTTCCGCAATGCCGGAGAGGTCCTGGAACTGGCCGGCTGCGATCTGTTGACCATCAGCCCGACCTTGCTCCAGGAGTTACAAGAGGGCTCGGGAACCGTGGAGCGCAAACTCGACCCCAAAGCGGCACTCCAACAAGGCGAGGAGAGAATGTTCCTGGATGAGAAAACATTTCGCTGGATGCTCAACGAGGACCAGATGGCCACGGAAAAGCTCTCCGAAGGCATTCGCCTCTTTGCCGCGGATGCTGTCAAGCTGGAGCGGATGATTCTCGAAAAGAGCGCTTGA
- a CDS encoding DNA repair protein RecN: MLELLRIRNLALIDDLELEFGLGLNVITGETGAGKSFILRALDFLLGEKLAVNLVRPGHDKARVEAVFMMRENGASSEMVIRRELSAQSGRSRVWVNDELASQESLKRLRPRLILHASQHSQQQLRLPSFHARLLDRFLGQPELVHEKERCLNALTTLVERRRELEERLRDLRDRKDLLEYQRGEIAKVDPKSGEEEELEARKQTLRDQAQAQQHVDAAIGLLCAPETGLHDALGRLRKVVLNLESLLAPRVPETAPKAISDSEALLQFGEHLHDLEQRLRGVARIQTAQGDLDAIEARLWELSQLKRKLKRPLDEIVRLKEEVDANLSYLDASGLDLKQLEREIHEAKNSLAEVLEKLDKERRQTAIDVGRRLSLDLRELGFSEYLKLEFTFAPLEIFPGLTEYRPRLLWAPNPGQPFQPLEDIASGGELSRVLLAIIGLMADVDNPTLIFDEVDAGIGGMTLHKVGDRLRGLAAVQQVLVITHWPQLAAQGDTHFQVRKEVLDGATYTRCTALEADEREEELRRMAGGGWRVEEDTTR; this comes from the coding sequence ATGCTTGAACTGCTGCGTATCCGTAACCTCGCCCTGATCGACGACCTGGAACTGGAATTCGGCCTCGGTCTGAACGTGATCACCGGAGAAACCGGGGCCGGCAAGTCATTTATTCTCCGCGCTCTGGACTTTCTGCTGGGGGAAAAGCTGGCCGTCAACCTTGTGCGTCCGGGCCATGACAAGGCCCGGGTGGAGGCGGTTTTCATGATGCGCGAAAACGGCGCATCCTCGGAAATGGTCATTCGTCGTGAACTCTCCGCGCAGTCTGGCCGCTCCCGGGTCTGGGTCAACGACGAGTTGGCTTCCCAGGAGAGCCTGAAGCGTTTGCGCCCCCGGTTGATCCTCCATGCCAGCCAGCATTCACAGCAGCAACTGCGTTTGCCTTCATTTCATGCCCGCCTTTTGGATCGGTTTCTGGGGCAGCCGGAGCTGGTGCACGAGAAAGAGCGCTGTCTGAATGCGCTGACCACCCTGGTGGAGCGCCGGCGAGAGTTGGAAGAGCGGCTGCGGGATCTGCGGGATCGCAAGGACCTTCTTGAGTATCAACGCGGAGAAATTGCCAAGGTCGATCCAAAGTCCGGAGAGGAAGAAGAACTGGAGGCGCGCAAGCAAACCCTGCGCGATCAGGCCCAGGCACAGCAGCATGTTGATGCGGCCATCGGATTGCTTTGCGCGCCAGAAACCGGGCTGCACGATGCACTGGGCAGGTTGCGCAAGGTTGTCCTCAATCTGGAGAGTTTGCTTGCTCCCAGGGTTCCCGAGACAGCCCCGAAAGCAATTTCCGATTCCGAAGCACTGCTTCAGTTCGGAGAACACCTTCACGACCTGGAGCAGAGATTGCGCGGTGTGGCCAGAATCCAGACTGCCCAGGGGGACCTGGACGCCATCGAGGCCCGGCTCTGGGAGCTGTCTCAGCTTAAACGTAAATTGAAACGGCCACTTGATGAAATCGTCCGGCTCAAGGAGGAGGTGGATGCCAATCTGTCCTATCTGGATGCATCAGGGCTGGACCTGAAGCAACTGGAACGCGAGATTCACGAGGCAAAAAACAGCCTGGCCGAAGTCCTGGAAAAGCTGGACAAAGAACGACGGCAAACCGCCATAGACGTCGGCCGGCGTCTCAGCCTGGATTTGCGGGAACTGGGGTTTTCCGAATATTTGAAGTTGGAGTTCACCTTTGCCCCCTTGGAAATTTTTCCCGGCTTGACCGAGTACCGGCCTCGCCTGCTCTGGGCTCCGAATCCGGGCCAGCCCTTTCAGCCTCTGGAGGACATAGCTTCCGGCGGCGAACTGTCCCGCGTCCTCCTGGCGATCATCGGCCTGATGGCCGATGTGGATAATCCCACGCTGATCTTCGACGAAGTGGATGCCGGCATCGGAGGGATGACGTTGCATAAAGTCGGTGACCGACTCCGCGGCCTGGCCGCGGTCCAGCAAGTCCTGGTGATCACCCACTGGCCGCAACTGGCAGCTCAGGGCGACACTCACTTTCAGGTTCGCAAGGAGGTTCTGGACGGAGCCACGTATACCCGCTGCACGGCCCTGGAAGCGGACGAACGGGAAGAGGAGTTGCGGCGGATGGCCGGGGGCGGATGGCGTGTTGAAGAAGACACGACACGATGA
- a CDS encoding glycosyltransferase, with product MRLCVINCSLQNELRSLGYTVLGLHPKPGIHDLPGLLAEHRFEPDVVIQQETLGPRVLLQALDKVPGLKVFWSIDTHLNAFWQVEYVRLFDLVCSTQRNWSGYLQKLTGIPTYWLPWFGQRLPWKGWEQRPRQVGFVGRVTEHRPSRQRFVDFLRREFQMELVQDVSFQQLLAFYRETRLAPNESIFGEINFRLFEAASCGCLVLNPAGIPGLEETFLPDREIGVFSHALELKAKINHYSRNQRLAEQMAKAAWARVQEEHLAIHRAQRLLELVTQATGRSSSRSEPPALSWALTLYRLWQARRAPIATEGLRHLLLALPESPRKREALLGFWLGTHQGNLVLHDLRALLQSDLPFGNDQALARIASLAALHLGEPALSKAFWLRRQKHSGHAPRPPRTPLEMYRFWGGTFQREDRLARPGLPFDHERHVPESTLECLILAHRLDSREMNVCRAMDAMLDKQSGFEPLRLSLLSHLTLHQPSNWLAGLKLGLVNLQGFRLEEGMEELHLAVLRAEQHGETRKLNNALAATDPDGSIRVALSM from the coding sequence ATGCGTCTTTGCGTCATTAATTGTTCACTTCAAAATGAATTGCGATCCCTGGGGTATACGGTCCTGGGGTTGCATCCCAAGCCCGGAATTCACGATCTGCCCGGCTTGTTGGCGGAACACCGCTTTGAGCCGGACGTGGTGATTCAACAGGAGACCCTGGGCCCACGGGTGCTGCTGCAAGCTTTGGACAAGGTTCCCGGGCTCAAGGTTTTCTGGTCCATAGACACCCACCTGAATGCCTTCTGGCAGGTGGAGTACGTCCGTTTGTTCGACCTGGTTTGCTCCACGCAGCGGAACTGGAGTGGGTATCTCCAGAAGCTGACCGGTATCCCAACATACTGGTTGCCCTGGTTCGGACAACGTCTGCCTTGGAAGGGCTGGGAGCAACGCCCACGCCAGGTCGGCTTCGTGGGCCGGGTGACCGAACATCGACCTTCCCGTCAGCGGTTTGTCGATTTCTTGCGCCGTGAATTCCAGATGGAATTGGTCCAGGATGTATCATTCCAGCAACTGTTGGCATTCTATCGGGAAACCCGCCTGGCCCCAAATGAGTCCATTTTTGGAGAAATCAATTTTCGGTTGTTCGAGGCCGCGTCCTGCGGTTGCCTCGTACTCAATCCTGCCGGAATTCCTGGCCTGGAAGAGACTTTTCTTCCGGACAGGGAAATCGGAGTATTCAGCCACGCCCTGGAACTCAAGGCCAAGATCAACCATTACTCTCGCAATCAACGTCTGGCCGAGCAAATGGCCAAGGCGGCCTGGGCCAGGGTCCAGGAAGAACATTTGGCGATCCATCGCGCTCAAAGGCTGCTTGAGTTGGTGACCCAGGCAACGGGACGGTCATCAAGCCGATCCGAACCTCCAGCGTTGTCGTGGGCCTTGACTCTTTATCGGTTGTGGCAGGCTCGGCGGGCGCCAATAGCCACGGAAGGCTTGAGGCATTTGCTGCTGGCCTTGCCGGAATCCCCCCGGAAACGCGAGGCGTTGCTGGGATTCTGGCTTGGGACGCACCAGGGGAACCTGGTCCTCCACGACCTCAGAGCACTGCTTCAGTCAGACCTTCCCTTCGGGAACGATCAGGCGCTTGCCAGGATCGCTTCCCTGGCGGCGCTGCACTTGGGTGAGCCTGCCCTGTCCAAGGCGTTTTGGTTGCGTCGCCAAAAACACTCAGGGCACGCTCCCAGACCACCTCGGACTCCCCTGGAGATGTACCGATTCTGGGGTGGAACGTTTCAGCGTGAAGATCGCCTGGCTCGGCCCGGTCTGCCCTTTGACCATGAGCGCCATGTTCCGGAGTCCACTCTGGAATGTCTGATCCTGGCTCATCGCCTGGACTCTCGCGAAATGAACGTTTGTCGGGCCATGGACGCCATGCTGGACAAACAGTCCGGTTTTGAACCGTTGCGATTGTCACTTTTGTCCCATTTGACCCTGCACCAACCCAGTAACTGGCTGGCGGGGCTCAAACTGGGTCTGGTCAACCTCCAAGGGTTCAGGCTAGAAGAGGGGATGGAAGAGTTGCATTTGGCCGTATTGAGGGCCGAACAGCACGGTGAAACAAGAAAACTCAACAATGCCCTGGCCGCTACCGACCCTGACGGCTCAATCCGCGTGGCCTTGAGCATGTAA
- a CDS encoding FmdB family zinc ribbon protein encodes MPIFEYSCPHCNHAFEELTRSSTEEAKPCPKCGSQQAVKVPSVCGRLATGRASDTAYGGPPPSGCGPGRGVT; translated from the coding sequence ATGCCCATTTTTGAATATTCCTGCCCCCACTGCAACCACGCTTTCGAGGAATTGACCCGATCTTCCACCGAGGAAGCCAAGCCATGCCCAAAATGCGGCTCACAACAGGCGGTGAAAGTCCCATCGGTTTGTGGACGGCTCGCTACCGGCAGGGCATCCGATACGGCATATGGAGGTCCCCCGCCATCCGGCTGCGGCCCTGGCCGGGGGGTTACCTGA
- a CDS encoding radical SAM protein, whose protein sequence is MKRGRRPVRATAIAEQEWGGRLPIALVFPQKPALAYSSLGWQGVLRQVRSLATLAPEPVFWDPDRGRLVRPYGRRGLDTFGVVAFSLTYEFDYLHLIRILTASRIAPEAAKRPSWPLVMAGGALAFMNPAPIAPSVDVFWVGEAEAGLLDCLTVLAEVHVHNGSRHVALERVAAMPGVYVPGSSPLPVRRAMCIHPRHTGELETPVSSCFVTPDAVFRDTLLLEVNRGCPHGCRFCAAGYVYRPPRLTSLETLQDIVRREQPRKVGLVGTALTDWPDLSRFLTWLGDQKVDVSLSSLRAEGLTEDLLDVLRGLGTRTVTLALEGASRSLRDAMNKHVREEAFLQTVALLSRKGFNHLKIYLLVGWPGETDADWEEFSLFLREVNQARMSGVAGGKTNLKLITIGLGCLVPKPWTPLQWAAMASELLLKERISQVRKSTKNMPGVQVRSDAPGLARMQGLLARGDQQVHELIQLAAGLKGRELEGWAAALEKWPHDPHWYLDRERSKEEIFPWEVINPGLDREYLWREWEKVGARRTSSPCPMEIAQGGLQAGCLKCRRCGLEKWLQT, encoded by the coding sequence GTGAAACGCGGACGACGTCCGGTCAGGGCGACCGCCATTGCGGAGCAGGAGTGGGGTGGTCGTCTGCCCATTGCCCTGGTTTTTCCCCAGAAACCGGCTTTGGCGTATTCCAGTCTGGGATGGCAGGGAGTTTTACGGCAGGTGCGCTCCCTGGCGACATTGGCCCCTGAGCCGGTCTTCTGGGATCCGGACCGGGGCCGACTGGTCCGGCCTTACGGTCGCAGGGGGCTGGATACGTTTGGTGTTGTGGCCTTCAGCCTGACATACGAGTTTGATTACCTGCATCTGATTCGAATCCTGACGGCCTCCAGGATCGCTCCCGAGGCCGCGAAGCGCCCCTCCTGGCCTTTGGTCATGGCCGGAGGGGCGTTGGCGTTCATGAATCCTGCGCCAATAGCTCCCAGTGTCGATGTGTTCTGGGTGGGCGAAGCTGAGGCCGGTCTTTTGGACTGTCTGACAGTCCTGGCCGAGGTCCATGTGCACAACGGTTCCCGGCATGTCGCCCTGGAGCGCGTCGCCGCCATGCCGGGGGTTTACGTGCCCGGCAGCAGTCCTCTCCCCGTTCGGCGAGCCATGTGCATCCACCCTCGGCACACCGGCGAACTTGAAACGCCAGTGAGTTCATGCTTTGTGACGCCAGATGCGGTCTTCCGGGATACCTTGCTGTTGGAGGTCAACCGAGGCTGTCCGCATGGCTGCCGATTTTGCGCCGCGGGGTATGTCTATCGACCGCCGCGTCTGACGTCCCTGGAGACGTTGCAAGATATCGTTCGCCGTGAACAGCCGCGCAAGGTGGGCCTGGTCGGTACCGCCCTGACGGACTGGCCGGACCTGTCGCGATTTCTGACGTGGCTGGGCGATCAGAAGGTGGATGTCTCCCTGTCTTCCCTGCGAGCCGAGGGTCTGACCGAAGATCTGTTGGATGTCCTGCGGGGGCTGGGCACGCGCACGGTCACCCTCGCGTTGGAAGGAGCCAGCCGATCCCTGCGGGACGCGATGAACAAGCACGTTCGCGAAGAAGCGTTCTTGCAAACAGTGGCTCTCCTCTCCCGCAAGGGTTTCAATCATCTGAAAATCTATCTGCTGGTGGGCTGGCCTGGGGAGACCGACGCGGACTGGGAGGAATTCAGTTTGTTCTTGCGGGAAGTCAACCAGGCGCGGATGAGTGGCGTTGCCGGGGGAAAAACCAACCTGAAATTAATCACCATCGGGCTGGGGTGCCTGGTACCGAAACCCTGGACGCCGTTGCAGTGGGCAGCCATGGCCAGTGAGCTGCTCCTGAAGGAGCGAATTTCTCAAGTCCGCAAATCGACCAAAAACATGCCTGGTGTGCAGGTCCGCTCGGACGCTCCTGGATTGGCCAGGATGCAGGGGCTGCTGGCCCGGGGCGACCAACAGGTTCACGAATTGATCCAACTGGCGGCCGGATTGAAAGGGCGGGAACTGGAGGGATGGGCCGCGGCTTTGGAAAAGTGGCCTCATGATCCGCATTGGTATCTGGATCGGGAACGATCCAAGGAGGAAATATTTCCCTGGGAGGTCATCAATCCGGGGTTGGACCGGGAATATTTGTGGCGGGAGTGGGAGAAGGTCGGTGCACGGCGCACGTCGTCGCCGTGTCCCATGGAAATCGCCCAGGGCGGACTTCAGGCGGGCTGCCTGAAGTGCCGCCGGTGTGGACTGGAGAAATGGCTTCAGACCTGA
- the ftsZ gene encoding cell division protein FtsZ — translation MQFMELENDTNALIKVVGVGGGGSNAVNNMISSSLKGVTFIAANTDIQALNRSQAEHKIQLGDKLTKGLGAGANPDIGREAALESVDQIRKMLEPADMVFITAGMGGGTGTGAAPVIADVAREMGALTVAVVSKPFYFEGKKRLLQAEKGAAALAESVDTIITIPNDRLLSLAAQKAAFLDMLKKADEVLFYAVKGISDLIMVPGLINLDFADVKAVMSEMGLAMMGTGIAKGEGRAREAALKAINSPLLEDVSIEGAKGVLLNITCAPDMTIDEVSEAASIIHEAAHDEAKIFFGTVFDEDAGDEMRITVIATGIGAGSAAGNRSEDTSRVIDLGGVRNSAGNAGNVVRRPYIPSNNEDRSIPAYLRKGVRGDHGQHQGTAQAPHQAPNRMLRVASGGGGEDFIFDEEEFEIPSFLRKQAD, via the coding sequence ATGCAGTTCATGGAACTCGAAAATGACACCAATGCACTGATCAAGGTCGTCGGTGTCGGCGGTGGCGGCAGCAATGCCGTGAACAACATGATCAGCTCATCGCTGAAGGGTGTCACCTTTATCGCGGCCAACACTGATATTCAGGCCTTGAACAGGTCCCAGGCTGAGCACAAGATCCAACTGGGCGACAAGCTGACCAAAGGACTTGGGGCCGGGGCAAATCCGGATATTGGTCGGGAGGCTGCCCTGGAAAGCGTCGATCAGATCCGTAAAATGCTGGAACCGGCGGACATGGTTTTCATTACCGCGGGCATGGGCGGAGGCACCGGGACGGGTGCGGCTCCGGTGATCGCCGACGTGGCTCGGGAAATGGGCGCCTTGACCGTGGCCGTGGTCTCCAAGCCGTTTTATTTCGAGGGCAAGAAACGGTTGCTGCAGGCGGAGAAAGGTGCTGCTGCTCTGGCCGAATCCGTGGACACGATCATTACCATTCCCAATGACCGCTTGCTTTCCCTGGCCGCCCAAAAAGCCGCCTTTCTGGACATGTTGAAAAAGGCCGACGAGGTGCTGTTTTATGCGGTCAAGGGGATTTCCGACCTGATCATGGTGCCGGGCCTGATCAACCTGGATTTTGCTGACGTGAAAGCGGTGATGTCCGAGATGGGACTGGCCATGATGGGCACGGGTATTGCCAAGGGCGAAGGTCGGGCCCGGGAAGCTGCGTTGAAGGCCATCAACAGCCCCTTGCTGGAAGATGTGAGCATTGAGGGAGCCAAAGGCGTTTTGCTGAACATTACCTGCGCTCCGGATATGACCATCGATGAAGTCAGTGAGGCGGCCAGCATTATTCACGAGGCAGCCCACGACGAGGCCAAGATCTTCTTTGGAACCGTATTCGACGAAGATGCCGGCGACGAGATGCGGATTACCGTTATCGCTACAGGGATCGGAGCTGGAAGTGCGGCAGGCAATCGCAGTGAGGATACCTCCCGGGTGATCGATCTGGGTGGCGTCCGGAACAGCGCGGGAAACGCGGGGAATGTGGTCCGACGTCCGTACATTCCTTCCAACAATGAGGATCGAAGTATTCCGGCCTATCTTCGCAAAGGAGTGCGCGGCGATCACGGCCAGCACCAGGGGACTGCGCAAGCGCCGCATCAGGCCCCGAACCGGATGCTGCGGGTGGCTTCAGGCGGAGGCGGAGAAGACTTTATTTTTGACGAAGAAGAGTTTGAAATTCCCTCATTCTTACGAAAGCAGGCAGATTGA
- the ftsA gene encoding cell division protein FtsA: MAKKSSSKSDLIVGLDIGTTKICTVVGEATPNGVDVVGIGTAPSSGLRKGVVVNIEQTVQCIKKALEEAELMAGCEIRSVYSGIAGSHIKGFNSHGVIAVKGGEVSPKDVERVLDAAKAVAIPLDREVIHILPQEFIVDEQNGIADPIGMAGVRLEVKVHIVTGAVSSAQNIIRSCHRAGLDVADIVLQSLASTEAVLTPEEREIGVALVDIGGGTTDVAIFSNNSIKYTSVLALGGSNLTNDIAFGLRTPMLAAEKIKIKYGCALTDIVQKDEIIDVPSVGGREARRVSRRVLAEICEPRMEEIMALVEQDLSQSGCKNLIGAGIVLTGGSALLDGMPELGEQIFNLPTRIGFPREVGGLKDVVMNPMYSTAVGLLMYGARKEGLDQRFRIRDTHIFNRILNRMRKWFSDVS; encoded by the coding sequence ATGGCGAAGAAATCATCATCCAAGTCCGATTTGATTGTCGGGTTGGACATTGGCACCACCAAAATCTGCACCGTGGTCGGTGAAGCGACGCCCAATGGCGTGGACGTGGTCGGCATCGGCACTGCTCCGTCTTCCGGACTGCGCAAAGGCGTGGTGGTGAACATCGAGCAGACTGTCCAGTGCATCAAAAAAGCCCTGGAAGAGGCAGAACTGATGGCTGGCTGCGAAATCCGCTCCGTCTACTCCGGGATAGCCGGGAGCCACATCAAGGGATTTAACAGCCACGGAGTGATCGCGGTCAAGGGCGGTGAGGTATCACCCAAAGATGTGGAGCGGGTGCTCGATGCAGCCAAGGCCGTGGCTATTCCCCTTGATCGCGAGGTGATTCACATCCTGCCCCAGGAATTCATCGTGGATGAGCAGAACGGCATTGCCGATCCCATCGGGATGGCTGGGGTGCGACTGGAGGTCAAGGTGCATATCGTCACCGGGGCAGTGAGCAGTGCCCAGAACATTATCCGCTCCTGTCACCGGGCCGGCCTGGACGTGGCCGACATTGTTCTGCAGTCCCTGGCGTCCACCGAGGCGGTCTTGACCCCGGAAGAGCGAGAAATCGGAGTTGCCTTGGTGGATATCGGCGGGGGAACCACGGACGTGGCCATTTTTTCCAACAATTCCATCAAGTACACCTCGGTTCTGGCCCTGGGTGGCAGCAATCTGACCAACGATATCGCGTTTGGTCTGCGTACACCGATGCTGGCCGCGGAAAAGATCAAGATCAAGTACGGGTGCGCGCTGACGGACATCGTCCAAAAAGATGAGATCATTGATGTGCCCAGCGTGGGGGGGCGCGAGGCACGAAGGGTTTCCCGACGGGTGCTGGCGGAAATCTGTGAGCCGCGGATGGAGGAAATCATGGCCCTGGTGGAACAGGATCTGAGTCAGTCCGGCTGCAAGAACCTGATTGGGGCCGGGATTGTCCTGACCGGTGGTTCAGCCCTGCTGGACGGCATGCCCGAACTGGGAGAACAAATTTTCAACCTGCCCACGCGCATCGGCTTTCCTCGTGAAGTGGGCGGCTTGAAGGACGTGGTGATGAATCCGATGTATTCCACGGCTGTGGGGCTGTTGATGTACGGAGCCCGCAAGGAAGGCCTGGACCAGCGGTTTCGAATTCGGGACACCCATATTTTCAATCGTATCCTGAATCGAATGCGTAAATGGTTTTCGGATGTTTCCTGA